One stretch of Cyanobacterium stanieri LEGE 03274 DNA includes these proteins:
- a CDS encoding 2-dehydropantoate 2-reductase, with translation MNLSNPSLSNPNQFLPDLDGFSNNPIPIPSYPKQYRAIGIIRGKYTPLEGKLTKGIMETREGQKCDTVILSRAISAIKNHVDVNKIQNWIVYPHKVRNGDQLYLQIVGICPDESHNIISEKGFKKDYFSIRGEVLYFNRKNEKVIVKIRFNRRIKGKKSRFFKLELKGIINNNSIHHFYDFDVVLNDSKLVIQQYIDLGLIAVNI, from the coding sequence GTGAATTTAAGTAATCCTTCCCTATCTAATCCTAATCAATTTTTACCCGATTTAGATGGCTTTTCTAATAATCCTATCCCCATTCCCAGTTATCCTAAACAATATCGGGCCATAGGAATCATACGGGGTAAATATACCCCCTTAGAAGGAAAATTAACCAAGGGAATCATGGAAACAAGGGAGGGTCAAAAATGTGATACCGTGATTTTATCACGGGCGATTAGTGCCATTAAAAATCATGTGGATGTTAATAAAATTCAAAATTGGATTGTTTATCCCCATAAAGTTCGTAATGGTGATCAACTCTATTTACAAATAGTTGGTATTTGTCCTGATGAATCCCATAATATTATATCAGAAAAAGGTTTTAAAAAGGATTATTTTTCTATTCGAGGTGAGGTTTTATATTTCAATAGAAAAAATGAAAAAGTTATTGTTAAAATACGCTTTAATAGAAGAATTAAAGGTAAAAAATCAAGATTTTTTAAACTAGAACTAAAAGGAATTATTAATAATAATTCTATCCATCACTTTTATGATTTTGATGTAGTATTAAATGATAGTAAATTGGTAATTCAACAATATATTGATTTAGGCTTGATAGCCGTTAATATTTAA
- a CDS encoding glutathione S-transferase family protein, which produces MLNQKWLIKLAQKIWETMWQLMMFNLAPSENGNYQRPLSIYHHNIEENSTYSPEKNRYTIYAGLSCPWAHRTLIVRKLKGLEKIIDVVIVSPSPADGGWIIPQGSENCYTLKQLYYKANNNYQGRCTVPVLWDKKTKTIVNNESSEIIVLLNNCFNQFASFPQLNLYPDEYKDNIDSWNEKIYHHINNGVYRCGFAQTQQAYEDACYGLFNLLDKIEIFLENSRYLCGDKLTIADIRLFTTLIRFDVVYFSLFKCNIKRIADYKNLSRYCQEIYNIEGVKETCNFDIIKQDYYGNLFPLNPGGIIPLGLPSY; this is translated from the coding sequence ATGTTAAATCAAAAATGGTTAATTAAACTAGCTCAAAAAATCTGGGAAACCATGTGGCAATTAATGATGTTTAATTTAGCCCCCAGCGAGAATGGTAATTACCAGCGCCCCTTAAGTATCTATCATCACAACATAGAGGAAAACAGCACCTATAGCCCCGAAAAAAATCGTTATACTATTTATGCTGGTTTAAGTTGTCCTTGGGCTCACCGTACCCTAATAGTTAGAAAATTAAAAGGTTTAGAAAAGATAATTGACGTAGTAATTGTTAGCCCTTCCCCCGCTGATGGCGGATGGATAATCCCCCAGGGCTCAGAAAATTGTTATACCCTTAAGCAATTATATTATAAAGCTAATAATAATTATCAAGGACGTTGTACCGTACCCGTTTTATGGGATAAAAAAACCAAGACTATTGTTAATAATGAAAGCTCAGAAATAATTGTTTTACTTAATAATTGTTTTAATCAATTTGCTTCTTTTCCTCAACTAAATTTATATCCTGATGAATATAAAGACAATATAGATAGTTGGAATGAAAAAATATATCATCACATTAACAACGGGGTGTATCGTTGCGGTTTTGCTCAAACTCAACAGGCTTATGAAGATGCTTGTTATGGATTATTTAATCTCTTAGATAAAATTGAAATATTTTTGGAAAATAGTCGTTATTTATGTGGAGATAAATTAACCATTGCTGATATTCGTTTATTTACTACTTTAATACGTTTTGATGTGGTTTATTTTAGTCTATTTAAATGTAACATAAAAAGGATAGCTGATTATAAAAATCTTTCTCGTTATTGCCAAGAAATATATAATATTGAAGGAGTTAAGGAAACTTGTAATTTTGACATAATTAAACAAGATTATTATGGTAATCTTTTTCCTCTTAATCCAGGTGGAATTATTCCCTTAGGTTTACCCAGTTACTAA
- the recA gene encoding recombinase RecA: MATSTSAQGSDKEKALNLVLNQIERNFGKGAIMRLGDAAKMKVETISSGALTLDLALGGGLPKGRVIEIYGPESSGKTTLALHAIAEVQKAGGVAAFVDAEHALDPNYSSALGVDIDNLLVAQPDNGESALEIVDQLVRSAAVDLVVIDSVAALVPRAEIEGEMGDLQVGLQARLMSKALRKIAGNIGKSGSTVIFLNQLRQKIGISYGSPEVTTGGTALKFYASVRLDIRRIQTLKKGSDGEYGIRAKVKVAKNKVAPPFRIAEFDIIFGSGISRTGCLLDLAEKTDVVNRKGAWYSYEGDNIAQGRDNAVKYLEENSELAQIIEQKVKENLDINNVSFGSSNNDDYDSEE, translated from the coding sequence ATGGCTACAAGTACCAGCGCACAAGGCTCAGACAAAGAAAAGGCACTTAACCTAGTTCTCAACCAGATTGAACGCAACTTCGGCAAAGGGGCAATTATGCGCCTAGGGGATGCGGCTAAAATGAAAGTAGAAACTATCTCCAGTGGTGCATTAACCCTTGACTTAGCCTTAGGAGGCGGTTTACCCAAAGGAAGAGTTATCGAAATTTATGGGCCTGAAAGTTCTGGTAAAACTACTCTGGCGCTCCATGCGATCGCAGAAGTCCAAAAAGCAGGGGGAGTAGCTGCTTTCGTAGATGCTGAACACGCCCTAGACCCCAATTATTCCAGTGCTTTGGGGGTAGATATAGATAATTTACTTGTAGCCCAGCCCGACAACGGAGAATCTGCCTTAGAAATCGTTGATCAATTGGTGCGTAGTGCAGCGGTGGATTTGGTTGTTATTGACTCGGTGGCCGCCCTTGTACCCCGAGCAGAAATAGAAGGGGAAATGGGGGATTTACAAGTTGGTTTACAAGCCCGTCTCATGAGTAAAGCCCTGAGAAAAATTGCAGGAAACATCGGTAAATCAGGTTCTACAGTAATTTTCCTTAACCAACTACGTCAAAAAATCGGTATTAGTTATGGTAGCCCAGAAGTTACCACGGGGGGGACGGCATTAAAATTTTATGCCTCCGTGCGCCTAGACATTCGCCGTATCCAAACTCTGAAAAAAGGTAGTGATGGGGAATATGGTATCCGAGCGAAGGTAAAGGTTGCTAAAAATAAGGTAGCCCCTCCTTTCCGCATTGCTGAATTTGATATTATTTTTGGTTCGGGAATTTCGCGCACTGGTTGTCTGCTCGACTTGGCAGAAAAAACCGATGTGGTAAATAGAAAAGGGGCATGGTATAGCTATGAGGGGGATAACATCGCCCAAGGTAGGGATAATGCGGTTAAATACTTGGAGGAAAATTCTGAGTTAGCCCAAATCATCGAACAAAAGGTTAAGGAAAATTTAGATATTAATAATGTTAGTTTTGGTAGTTCTAATAATGATGATTATGATAGTGAAGAATAG
- a CDS encoding GDP-L-fucose synthase family protein: MIELTNKKILVTGGSGFLGKQVVTELLKAGATMDNITIPRSQDCNLTIWENCQKAVENQNIVIHLAAHVGGIGLNQAKPAELFYDNLMMGTQLIHASYQAGVEKFTCVGTICAYPKFTPVPFKEEDLWNGYPEETNAPYGIAKKALLVQLESYRLQYGFNGIYLLPVNLYGPEDNFNPESSHVIPALIKKVHEAQQKGEKIIPVWGDGSPTREFLYSNDAARGIVMATQLYDAPEPINLGTNFEISIKDLIELICELMGFDGELEWQTDKPNGQPRRCLDTTKAKEAFGFKAKMDLREGLKNTIDWYIHHG; encoded by the coding sequence ATGATTGAATTAACCAATAAAAAAATATTAGTGACGGGAGGTTCGGGATTTCTTGGTAAACAAGTTGTAACCGAACTTCTCAAGGCGGGGGCTACCATGGATAACATCACCATTCCCCGCTCCCAAGATTGTAACCTCACCATCTGGGAAAACTGCCAAAAAGCCGTAGAAAATCAAAATATAGTAATCCACCTCGCCGCCCATGTAGGGGGTATCGGTTTAAACCAAGCCAAACCAGCAGAACTATTTTACGATAACCTAATGATGGGAACACAACTCATCCACGCCTCCTATCAGGCAGGGGTAGAAAAATTTACCTGCGTTGGTACTATCTGCGCTTATCCTAAATTTACCCCCGTCCCTTTTAAAGAAGAAGACTTATGGAATGGTTATCCCGAAGAAACCAACGCCCCCTACGGCATAGCCAAAAAAGCCCTCCTAGTGCAACTAGAATCTTACCGGCTACAATACGGCTTCAACGGCATCTACCTATTACCCGTTAACCTCTATGGCCCCGAGGATAACTTTAACCCCGAAAGTTCCCACGTCATACCAGCCTTAATAAAAAAAGTCCATGAAGCCCAACAAAAAGGAGAAAAAATCATCCCTGTGTGGGGTGACGGTAGCCCCACCCGTGAGTTTTTATACTCTAATGATGCGGCGAGGGGTATTGTCATGGCTACCCAATTATATGACGCTCCAGAGCCAATTAATTTGGGGACAAATTTTGAAATTTCCATCAAAGATTTAATCGAGTTAATCTGTGAATTGATGGGTTTTGATGGGGAATTAGAGTGGCAAACGGATAAACCCAATGGGCAACCCCGTAGATGTTTGGATACCACCAAAGCAAAAGAGGCTTTTGGCTTTAAGGCTAAAATGGATTTGCGCGAGGGGTTGAAAAATACCATCGACTGGTATATTCACCATGGATAA
- a CDS encoding acetolactate synthase large subunit codes for MSQLNTAELLIKCLENEGVEYIFGLPGEENLHILEALKNSTIEFITVRHEQGAAFMADVYGRLTGKAGVCLSTLGPGATNLMTGVADANLDGAPLVAITGQVGTDRMHIESHQYLDLVAMFAPVTKWNKQIVRPGITPEVVRKAFKVAQKEKPGAVHIDLPENIAAMVADGMPLRIDQREKIYASHRSINGAALAIARAKNPLILAGNGTIRARATESLTEFATRLNIPVANTFMGKGAIPYIHPLSLWTVGLQQRDYITCGFEQADLIIAVGYDLIEYSPKKWNPSGTTPIVHIGTHSAEIDSSYIPEVEVVGDIADALDEIAKRCDRTGKPIPFSATLRKDIREDYEQYAHDEGFPIKPQKIIYDLRQVMGSEDIVISDVGAHKMWMARHYHAEAPNTCIISNGFAAMGIAIPGALAAKLVHPDKKVVAVTGDGGFMMNCQELETAIRVKTPFVTLIFNDNAYGLIGWKQNNQFGSSSFVDFTNPDFVKFAESIGLKGYRVTSSEDLIPTLKEALAQNVPAVIDCPVDYGENLRFSEKAGDLSCPI; via the coding sequence ATGTCTCAACTAAACACGGCGGAGTTATTAATTAAATGTTTAGAAAATGAGGGGGTAGAGTATATCTTTGGTTTACCAGGGGAAGAAAATCTACATATTCTCGAAGCCCTTAAAAATTCTACCATAGAGTTTATCACCGTTCGCCATGAACAAGGAGCGGCTTTTATGGCGGATGTGTATGGGCGTTTGACGGGCAAGGCTGGGGTATGTTTGTCAACCTTGGGGCCTGGGGCAACGAATTTAATGACGGGGGTAGCTGATGCCAATCTTGATGGGGCGCCGTTGGTGGCGATTACGGGGCAGGTAGGCACGGATAGGATGCACATTGAATCCCATCAATATCTTGATTTGGTGGCAATGTTTGCCCCTGTGACGAAGTGGAATAAGCAAATTGTGCGTCCTGGTATTACCCCTGAGGTGGTGCGCAAGGCTTTTAAGGTGGCACAGAAAGAGAAGCCTGGGGCTGTGCATATTGATTTACCTGAAAATATTGCGGCTATGGTAGCGGATGGAATGCCCCTCAGAATTGACCAACGGGAGAAAATCTATGCTTCTCATCGTAGCATTAATGGGGCTGCTTTGGCGATCGCCCGGGCAAAAAATCCTTTAATTTTGGCGGGAAATGGTACTATTAGGGCAAGGGCGACGGAGTCGTTAACGGAGTTTGCTACCCGTTTAAATATTCCTGTGGCTAATACTTTTATGGGTAAGGGGGCTATTCCCTATATCCATCCTCTGTCTTTGTGGACGGTGGGTTTACAGCAACGGGATTATATCACTTGCGGATTTGAACAGGCGGATCTTATCATTGCGGTGGGTTATGATTTAATTGAGTATTCCCCGAAAAAATGGAATCCTAGTGGCACTACTCCCATTGTGCATATTGGCACTCATTCAGCGGAAATTGATAGTAGTTACATCCCTGAAGTGGAGGTAGTAGGTGATATTGCCGATGCCCTTGATGAAATTGCTAAAAGGTGCGATCGCACTGGAAAACCGATCCCTTTTTCTGCTACCTTAAGGAAGGATATTCGAGAAGACTACGAACAATATGCCCATGATGAAGGTTTTCCCATCAAACCCCAAAAAATCATCTACGATTTAAGACAGGTAATGGGCTCAGAAGATATAGTAATTAGCGATGTAGGCGCCCATAAAATGTGGATGGCAAGACACTACCACGCCGAAGCCCCCAACACCTGCATTATCTCCAACGGTTTCGCCGCCATGGGTATCGCCATTCCTGGGGCATTAGCCGCCAAATTAGTACATCCCGATAAAAAAGTTGTCGCCGTCACTGGGGATGGGGGTTTTATGATGAATTGTCAAGAATTAGAAACCGCTATCAGGGTTAAAACTCCTTTCGTTACCCTTATTTTTAACGACAACGCCTATGGCTTAATCGGCTGGAAACAAAACAATCAATTTGGCTCATCAAGTTTTGTTGATTTCACTAATCCAGACTTTGTTAAATTTGCCGAAAGCATCGGTTTAAAAGGTTATCGGGTTACTTCTAGTGAAGATTTAATACCCACTCTTAAAGAAGCCCTTGCCCAAAATGTACCCGCTGTTATCGATTGCCCTGTGGATTATGGTGAAAATCTTCGTTTCTCCGAAAAAGCAGGGGATTTGAGTTGTCCTATTTAA